Below is a window of Lacibacter sp. H407 DNA.
ACCAGTTCCATCGGCTCCAGTTTTTCCAATACCGCTTTCTTCGAAATTTTATCTTCCGCTTCTCTGCCTTCTTCTTCAAAATGACCGGCATCGGTGATGTTGCGAACGTACCGCACTTTATAGCCGAGATGAGTGAGGTAACGATACAATACATCAAACGTGATATAAGGACGTGCATGACCCAAATGACTTTCACCACTTACGGTTGGTCCGCACACATACATGCCTACATGGCCGGGTGTAATGGATTCAAAAACTTCTTTCTGGCGTGTAAGGGAGTTGTAAACTTTTAGCTGCGACATAAAACTGAATGATTGGAATGAAGAATGGTTGTTATAGCGGGAAAGGTTGCCTGATCAGCAACAACAAAAACAACAACAGGTATGTACTAAATTCTTCATTGAAACAAAGATAGGGCTTCCACCGGTTAATTTTTATCCAAAATAAAATCGGCGAGTACGGGGCTGTGATCGCTGCGGGGCGAACGTAACACCTGTACCCGCTCTACTTTCAGCGATTTACTGTGCAGCACATAATCGATCCGTAACGTAGGCGATAGAAACTTGAATGTGCGGCCAATGCCCCAGCCTTTTTCTGTAAACGCATCATACAAATCGTTGCTGATGATTTGGTAAGCGTTGGAGTTAGGCACATCGTTCATATCGCCACAAACAATAACAGGATGGGGGCTTTTCGCCATTTCATCTTTGATGTCTCTTGCCTGACCTGAGCGCAGCAGGTTGGCTGTTTTCATTTTACGAATGATGCTACGGCCTGCTGTTTGCACATCACTCATATCCTGCTGATCAATGTTTTCAATGAACGCATAATCTTTTTTTGCAAAATGCATGCTTTGCAGATGGATATTGAAGATGCGGATGGTATCGCCTTTCACCAACACATCGGCCCATAAAAACGTATGATTGTATTCCTTGATGCTTTGCACTTTTTCCCAACGGATGATGGGATAGTTAGAAAAAATGGCCACGCAAAACGGATGATACCGTTCATTTCGCTGACGGATGTTGGTGTGTACACCAAAAGCACGATCATTAGCGGCTACGGCATACCGGTAGCCTAATTTTTTCTTTACCTTTTCCAATGTAAAGGATGATGAACTGTCTAATGAAAACACAAACTCCTGCAACGCCAATACATCTGCTTTGAACGATTTTGCTTCCTGCAACATGGCGGGATCAAGATTGCCACCCTGATCAAAAAAATTAAAAAGGTGTGCATTCCATGTAACTACACGATATGTATCCCCTGTTGATTGCGTTGCTTTTGCCGATGGATGAAAGCCAAAAAAAGAACCAATGAGGTTCCAGCAAAGTAACAATGTTATCGCAGGTATAAAAGCGAGCTTCCGTTTTGCCATCAACCAAAAAACCAAAAATCCCAGTTGCAAAATCAATAAAAAAGGAAACAGTAATGCAAAGAGATTAACGATCCACGAAGTGGCCGGTGAAAGATGAGGCAGCGCATACAACAACAGCATACAAACACTCACAATCAAATTGCAGATGATGACAAACTGCTTGGTGAACCTGCGCAGAAATCCGGCCATAGTTATTATGAAGTTTCGTTGTCAGCCGCTTTTTTCAAGATATCTTTTTCTTCCTGTGTGAGTGATTGATACCCTTGCTGGCTGATCTTATCCAGGATATCATCCACACGTTGTTGTGTAACCGTTGGTTTACGTACAAAAGGATCTTGCCCCTTTGTGTTGTAAAATACTTCTTTCTTAAATGGCTTTTGCTTTGGTTCTTTCGCCGGTTCAAACAAACCAGTAAACCAGTTGTACAAATTGTGCATCCATGCACCGGGAAGTTTGCCGGCCTGCACCTGTTTAATATAAACATACCCGATAGCTGCGCCGCCCAAATGCGCCAAATGATGCGGGAAAGATGAACTCGCCAAACCTGCAAAATCAATGATCACATAAATGAGTGTAATGATCCAAAGCGGAATACCTCCATTGATCATAGGAAACACACGATAGTCGGGAGCTGTAACCGTTGCAGCAATGGCAATAGCCATTACACATGCACTTGCACCAAGATAACTGAACGAATTGATCTCAGCAGCAAACTTGGGCAACAGGTTAGCACTTGCCATAAACAAAACAGCACCAGCCAGTCCGCCATAAACATAAAGTGGAACGATATGTTTGTTACCCACCATATCCTGCAATAAAAATCCAAAGGCCCAGAGAAAAAGCATATTGCCCAGCAATTGCCAAAGGCTGTACTGCGCAATCATGTGTGTAAGCAATACCCATGGGCGGGTGATAAAGGTGGACAGATTTCCCGGCAAGCCTACCCAATCCAAAACGTTCGTTTTGTATAGACTTACATCAACATTCGGTGTAAGCTGAAATACGATCTCAACAAATTTGAGGATCACAAATATGATTACGTTAAGGGCAATGAGCCGCATAACTGCATCGCCATCTTCTCCAAAGAGAACTCTCCGTTTCCGTTCTGCCTGCATATAACTCATAGATCAACCATTTATTAATAAAACGTCTTTCGGTTCCGTTTGTTCCAATACCACACTAATAAAAATCCGATCAAAGCCCCGCCAAGGTGTGCAAAGTGTGCCACACTGCCGCCACTGTTTCGTACGCCCATCCAAAGTTCGGCAGCAGCATACAAAATCACAAACCATTTTGCTTTTATCGGGAAGAAAAAATAAATATAAATGAGTGTGTTGGGGAAGAGGTAACCAAATGCTGCCAGGCAACCAAATACAGCGCCCGATGCACCAACGGTTGGTCGGCTCAAAATCGATTGCGAACCTTCTTTTACATATACGATACTGTCGTTGATATAGGCAGGATTGCTCAGATCAGTTGACCAGCGATTGGCCAGTGTGTTGAGTTGTTCAACATTCATTTCTCTTCCTACGCCATGTTCCTGAAAAAAAGCAATGAACTTACCGGGCGAAGGTGACAATTGAAATGCAGCCACATCACTCAACATCGGTTGCATTTCGTACGATAGCCAACCGAGATGTATCGCTGCCGCACCTAATCCACACAATACATAAAACGTAAGAAAACGTTTGGAGCCCCAGAAATTTTCCAGCATATTTCCAAACATCCACAAGGCAAACATGTTGAAGAAGAAGTGAAAGAAATCGCCATGCATAAACATGTGCGTTACCAGCTGGTGCGGCTTAAACAAATCGGACTGCACATTATGCAATGCAAATAAATCAATGATCGCCTGCTCATTACCCCATGCACCACTGGTGTATTGCGCCAGCAATACAAGGCCGTTGATAATGATGAGATTTTTAATTACTGGAGGCAGTACATTAAAACCACCCGGACGTACTTGCTGATAACTCACTATAAACTTATTTGAGAGGTTAACTGCGAATTTCGGAATAGATCATGAAACCCACCTGAAAACATTTTGACGGAAACGTTAAATCAAGTTTCGTTTACGACTAACGCAACACCAACGCCGCCACATTTTCAATATGGTGCGTATGCGGAAACATATCAACCGGTTGCAACTGTTCCACCACATATTTTTCGTTGAGCAGCTGCAAGTCTCTTGCCTGTGTAGCAGGGTTACAACTTACATACACAATACGTGGCGCTTCGATCTCCAGCAGTTTACGCACCAACTTTTCGTGCATGCCTACCCGTGGCGGATCGGTAATGATCACATCAGGGCGACCATGCTCCGCAAAAAACTCATCATTGCAGATATCAATTACATCACCTGCATAAAACGAAGTGTTGGATAAACCGTTCGCCTGTGCATTCAATTTTGCATCTTCAATTGCTTCGGTTACTGCTTCTACGCCGATGATTTTTTTTGCTCCCTTGCTGCAAAAGATACCAATGCTGCCGGTACCACAATAGAGATCGTACAAGGTTTCGTTACCGGTTAGTTTTGCAAACTCCCTTGTGATCCTGTATAATTCTTCGCCCTGCTTGGTATTGGTTTGAAAAAAAGATTTCGGACCGATCTTGAACACAAACTCTTCCAGCTTTTCATTTACATAACCACTGCCAAAATAGGTTTGCGGCTGCAGATCATAAATACTATCGTTCCATTTGGGGTTGATGGTATAGAGTAGTGTGGTGATCTCCGGAAATTCGCTGAGCATTGCATTGAACAGCAATTCACGGTTTTCGATATCATCATGCCCGAAGGTGATATTTACCATCACTTCGCCTGTTGTCGTCATGCGAAAGATCATAGTACGGAGCCAACCTTCGTGTGCACGGATATCATAAAACGAAAATCCATATCGCTTGGCAAACTCACGCACAAAATTGCGGATGGCATTGTTGGGTTCCTGTTGCAGGTAACAGGTTTCGATATCGATCACCTTATCAAAAATGCGGGGAACATGAAAACCCAATGCCACATCAGGTGGCTCTGGAGCCGGCGTTGCGTTTTCATCGGCTCCTGCGTTTGCTTCCTGTACTTTCAACCGTACTTCATCCCGTTTCAGTAATTCTTCACGGGTTAAATAACGTTTATTGCTGAAGGTATATTCCAGCTTGTTGCGATAGTATTTTGTTTGCTTGGCTCCCACAATAGGTAACAGCTCGGGCAGTTCAATACGGCCAATGCGTTTGAGATTTTGTTCCACCTCCCTTTGCTTGAACTCCAGTTGCTTTTCGTACGGCAGCATTTGCCACTTACAACCGCCGCATAACCCAAAATGGTCGCAGAACGGTTGGGTACGATCGGCCGAGTATTCGTGAAAATGAACAGCTTTTCCTTCGGCCCAGTCTTTTTTACTTTTTCCGAGTTGAATGTTCACCACATCGCCGGGTACGGCACCTTCGATAAAGATCACTTTACCATCTACACGGGCTATCGATTTACCCTCGGCGGCATAATCTTCCACCTTCACCTGCTCCAGTATCCTGATTTTTTGTTTTTTTCTCACGGCGCAAAGGTAACAATCATGCACTTTGCAAATCATTAACAGCAACAGAAAGCTTTTGAATTAACTTTACGCCTGTTCCGCTATGAAGAAGACAAGCTTATTTCTGATCATTATATTCTTTTGTGCTTTCGTCAAAGCGCAGGGTTTTCGTATCACCGTCAACTATAAACCTGTTGAGAAAGGCTACCTCTATCTTGGTTACTATTTCGGTAATCAAAAATATGTGCAGGATTCGGCTATTCTTCAACCAAACGGCCAGGCAGTATTCAGCGGTACAGAAAAACTCACCGGCGGATTGTATCTGATCGTTGACCCACAGAAAAAAACCTTCTTCGATATTCTGATTGATAAGGAACAGGAGTTCAGCATCAAGATCGATACGTCCAATTTCACCATTGCATCACTGAACGGTTCAAAAGAAAACGAATATCTTATTGCATATAAAACGGCATCCGCTTATTACTACCGCAATTTTCAGCAATTGCAAACAAGTTTAGCAGCAGCCAAAACAAAACAAGACAGCACCACCATTCAAACAACCATGAATGAAGCCAATATTTCTGCGCAGCAATGGCGGGATAGTTTTGTAGCTGTGCAACCCGAAAGTTATCTGGCATTGTTGTTTCGGTTATTGAAAGAGCCGGTGTACAACTCACCAAAAACCAGAGTACGGCAAGACAGTATCAATGCTTTTTATCAATACAAGCAACAGTTCTGGCCGTCTGTTTCTTTTGCAGATGAGCGCCTGTTGCGCACGCCCATGTTTGAACAACGGCTCAACCGTTATTTGGAAACGGCGGTGATTCGCCATCCGGACAGTATTAAACTGGAGTTGGATAAGTTCATCTTGTTCAGTCGCACCAACAAAACCATGTTCCGGTATTTCATTAACCGGTTTACCAACGAGTACATGAATCCGAAATACATGGGGCTGGATGTAGTGTTTCTTCATTTGTTTGAAAAATACTACGTCACTGATCAGGTAGATTGGCTGGAGAAAAAAGACCGTGATCTTGTTTTTAACCGTGCTTACAGTTTGTACGGAAATATTATTGGTGAACCTGCAGCCGAATTGAATTTGCTGGATACACTCGACCGGAAAGTAAATTTATATTCCATTAAAAGTCCTTACACATTAATTGTATTTTGGGATCCGGATTGCGGGCATTGCAGAGAGCAGGTACCGAAAGTAGATAGCCTGTATCGTTTGCGATGGAAACAACAAGGAGTAAAAATTGTGGGCGTATTATCTGATGTATCTGCTACTGATGAAACAAAATCAAAAGAAGCAAAAACAAAGTGGGTTGATTATATCCGCCAGCAACAGTTGAAAGATTGGGTGCATTTGTATCAAACAGTGCAAATGAGAGTAGCAGAACAAACAAACAAGGTGCCCGGCTTTAAGCAGGCATACGATGTATTTCAAACACCCACTATATATTTGCTGGACGAACAGAAACGCATTGTTGCCAAAAAGATCAATCCTGAACAGGTAGATGAGTTTCTGCAATTCAAACAAACCAATCAAACATCCAAACATCCATAACCAAAGCTTATGCGTAACATTCTATTTTTTGTAATGATGGCTGCCAGCCTCAGCAGCCAGGCACAAACACTATTTACTTACGGCACCAAAAAAGTTGACAAACAGGAATTCTGGCGTGCGTTTTCAAAAAACAACAACGGCGCTACCGATGAAAAATCGATCCGTGAATACCTCGATCTGTTTGTCCGTTTTAAACTGAAAGTGCAGGCAGCCAGAGATGCAAAACTGGATACGTTGCCAAACATCCAGAACGATATTGCTGCTTTTCGTGCACAAATGATCGAACAGTTTATGCGTAACCAGGGCAGCAGTAAAGAACTGGTAACGGAAGCGATTGAACGAAGTGCTACTGAAATTGAACTCGCACATATATTTATTGGATACGATGCTGATAGTGCAAAAGCCAAAGCTGCTATTGACAAAACATACGGTCAATTACAAACAGGAGCTGATTTTTCTACTTCTGCACGTACCCTTTCGACCAACGATTATGTAAAGGCCACCGCTGGATATATTGGTTTTGTGTCGGCCTTCTCATTGCCTTATACCTCTGAGAATGTTGTGTATAACACAAGTGTTGGCGCTTATTCGAAACCGGTAGCAGGCAAAAACGGCTATCACATTTTCAAAGTGATCAGCAAGCGGCCATCACCCGGTAAACTGAAAGCTGCACAAATTCTTATTGCACTACCAGCCAATGCAACACAGGAAGAAATTGCAATCGCACGTACCAAAGCTGAAATGGTGCATGGACTTTTACTGAAAGGAGAAAAATTTGAAACGCTGGCCTCTACTTACAGCGAGGATAAGCTTACCTATATGAACGGAGGCGAGATGCCTGAATTCACTTATACAAAATATGATGCCGGGTTCAGCAAAGCTGCGTTTGGTTTGCAGAAAGATGGAGACATCAGTACGCCTGTTCAAACAACATCCGGGTTTCACATCATTAAGCGAATAGCATTGGTTACACCGGCATCTGATAAAAATGATCCGCAGCTTGTACAGGAAATGACTGAAAAAGTAACAGCCGACCCACGTATCAACGTAGCAATTGCCAAGCAGAAAGAAGAAATTCTGAAAAGCAGTAACTATAAGCCGCTTCCGTATAATGAACAACAACTATGGATCGTTACCGATACCATGCTCAAAGCAAAAAATTATGCGGCCATCTTTACGGCGAATAGTAAAAAGCCGTTGTTTCAGCTTGGCAGCAAAACGGTATATGCAGCAGACTGGCTGAAACATGTAAAAAGCCTGCAAACATCTACCTACACACCACAGCAGCGGGAATACAAATTGTTTATGAAACAATTTGTTGATGGCATTGCTGAGCAATATTATAAGGACCGGCTCGAACAAACCAATGAAGAAGTAGGCTACCAGATACAGGAGTTTCGTGAAGGAAGTTTGTTGTTTGAAATTATGGAGCGGAAGATCTGGAGCGTAGCCCCAACAGATAGCGTTGGCCTTCTCAACTATTACAACAACAACAAAACAAAGTATAAATGGCAACCGAGTGTGAATGCAATTATTTTTAATTGTGCCGATACAGCTGTTGCCAATGAAGCATTGAAGCTGATGAAAAAAGATCCGCTGAAATGGAAAGAACACATGGACCTGCTGGGCGGAACAGCATTGGCCGACAGCAGTCGATTTGAGTTCAATCAACTGCCTGTTGCAGATCAAACCAATTTCAAAGCCGGAACATTTACACCCATTACCACCAATCCGAATGATGGTTCTTCTTCGTTTTGCTATATCATTAACGTATACAACACAACTGAGCCACGTAGTTTTGATGAATCAAAAGGTTTGGTGATCAACGATTATCAACTACAGCTGGAAGAAAAATGGATCAGCCAGTTAAAAAAGAAATATCCGGTAAAGGTGAACGAAGCAGTGGTGAAGAGTATGGTAAAGTAAATCCAACACATAAAACGTTCGCATAACAAAATGCCCCTGAAATTCAGGGGCATTTTTAATTTCTTGTGTGAAACAAGATTAGTAACGGTTACCGTAGCTTTTGTTGCCAAAAGAAGGGCGGCGATCGCTGTTGCTACGCTCTTCACGTGGCTTTGCTTCTGTTACTTTAATGGCACGGCCTTCAACCATTCCACCATCCAGTTCACTGATCGCTGTTTTAGCAGCTGCATCATCGCTCATTTCAACAAATCCAAAACCACGGCTTTTACCGGTGAATTTGTCATTAATAACTTTTGCGCTGGTTACTTCACCATAGCTTTCAAAAAAACCTCTTAAGTCATCATCGTTTACGTTGAAGCTCAAGTTTGAAACATAAATGTTCATGTTTGTTAATTAAACATTTGATTAATAATGATCTGAGAAAATACGAGGCGTAAAAAATGACTAACTATTAGCAGTGTGTGCGTAGCAGATAAGACGATTTCAATTACATATCACTGTATAACTCAAAAATAACGGTGCAAATATAGTCCAATCATGCTTCAGGATTTGCGCTTTGTTGAACATTCAGCTCCTTTTTCAACCCCGTTTGAAAATTTTTTTTGTCTTTTTTACGGTTTCGAGGCAATTACTTAACGTATTAAATCACAATTGCTTACTTGCAGTTAATACGAACCCTGAATCGTAGATTAACGATACCCTCTAAGAAAAATACTGAAAAAGATTAGGATAATATAAAACTACACTATACTTTTGCTAAGCATTTACCCCTAGAGAACGATACATACTTATCTAAATAGCTAATTATCAGCTGTTTTTTTACCATCGCTAATTAGGGGTTTATACTAGAAAACTAAACGTACCCCTACAATGAAACAGAAATTTACTCCCGTAATTTGTGCAATCGTAATTGCCCTTACCTTCCTCTCAAACACAGTTATCGCTCAATCTTTGCTAATTGGACAATATCCAGGCGTTTCAGAATCGCTTTTGGGTGTTCGTTATCGTAAAATGAGTAACCCAAGTAATCAAAGCGGTGCTGTATTCTCAGGTATTCCTGACCTGAACAATAATAACAAAGCTTCAGGCGATTTTGGTTACGGGAACTCTGGTTCGTTTTCTTTCACTATTACTTTTAACAGTAGCAACAATACCTTCACAACCGTAACAACAATTAACGATAACCCTGTAAGTACATCATTTGCAAACGTTTCAGGAAACTTATCAAATGCTGGTAAGATCGCTTCCGCAAACAGTATCAATATGATGAATCTGGCAGTTACTACACCAAACAACGCAACACTTACTGTATCAAATCTTACGATTGATGGTATGCCAATAAGTGGTAGCTACAGCCGTAACTCAAATGGCACATCAAACTGGCATATTGCTTCATCAAACTTAACCGGCGGTTTTGTGGTGACTGGCACTGTAACAATGTCTGGCACAATGGGCAACGGTAACGAAGCACAAATGGTAGAATTCGGTTTTGCTAATTCATCATCTGCTCCCGGTCCTCTTCCAGTAGTTTGGGGTGGTTTTGCAGGTAAGCGTGTAAATAATTCAACGGTTGCTTTACAGTGGAGAACAATGCAGGAGCAAAATGCATCACACTACAATGTACAACGTTCTGAAGACGGTATCCGTTTCCGCACCATTGCAATTGTTGCAGCGCAGGGAACTACATCATCTGTAAGTGATTACAATTTCGATGACAAAAACGCAACTGCTGCAACTCATTTCTATCGCTTAGAGCAGGTTGACCTCGATGGCAGCATCAACTACTCTTCAATTATCAAACAAGGTAATGGCGGACAAAAAACATTAGTTGGCGGATTGGGCAGTAACAAGATCATGGTTCAATTCTTCAGCAACGATAACCGTCAGTTCCGAATCGTGAACAACAGCGGTATCATTGTAAAACAAATGAACAGCACTACACAACAACAGGTTTTAGATGTAAACAATCTTTCTACCGGTGTGTATGCTTTACAAATCATCAACAGCGACGGTACTTCAGAAGTACACCGCTTTGTAAAATAATTCTGGTTCCCTTGGTACGGACACGGGCAATAGCTTAGGCTGTTGCCCTTTTTTATTGCATAAAAAAACCCGTGGATGGATCCATGGGTTTTGAAATTTATAGAAGAATAGGTTTAAGCCATTACAGCTGCACCATACATTTCCAACTGCAATTG
It encodes the following:
- a CDS encoding endonuclease/exonuclease/phosphatase family protein, producing the protein MAGFLRRFTKQFVIICNLIVSVCMLLLYALPHLSPATSWIVNLFALLFPFLLILQLGFLVFWLMAKRKLAFIPAITLLLCWNLIGSFFGFHPSAKATQSTGDTYRVVTWNAHLFNFFDQGGNLDPAMLQEAKSFKADVLALQEFVFSLDSSSSFTLEKVKKKLGYRYAVAANDRAFGVHTNIRQRNERYHPFCVAIFSNYPIIRWEKVQSIKEYNHTFLWADVLVKGDTIRIFNIHLQSMHFAKKDYAFIENIDQQDMSDVQTAGRSIIRKMKTANLLRSGQARDIKDEMAKSPHPVIVCGDMNDVPNSNAYQIISNDLYDAFTEKGWGIGRTFKFLSPTLRIDYVLHSKSLKVERVQVLRSPRSDHSPVLADFILDKN
- a CDS encoding rhomboid family intramembrane serine protease, translating into MSYMQAERKRRVLFGEDGDAVMRLIALNVIIFVILKFVEIVFQLTPNVDVSLYKTNVLDWVGLPGNLSTFITRPWVLLTHMIAQYSLWQLLGNMLFLWAFGFLLQDMVGNKHIVPLYVYGGLAGAVLFMASANLLPKFAAEINSFSYLGASACVMAIAIAATVTAPDYRVFPMINGGIPLWIITLIYVIIDFAGLASSSFPHHLAHLGGAAIGYVYIKQVQAGKLPGAWMHNLYNWFTGLFEPAKEPKQKPFKKEVFYNTKGQDPFVRKPTVTQQRVDDILDKISQQGYQSLTQEEKDILKKAADNETS
- a CDS encoding RNA recognition motif domain-containing protein — protein: MNIYVSNLSFNVNDDDLRGFFESYGEVTSAKVINDKFTGKSRGFGFVEMSDDAAAKTAISELDGGMVEGRAIKVTEAKPREERSNSDRRPSFGNKSYGNRY
- a CDS encoding rhomboid family intramembrane serine protease, translating into MSYQQVRPGGFNVLPPVIKNLIIINGLVLLAQYTSGAWGNEQAIIDLFALHNVQSDLFKPHQLVTHMFMHGDFFHFFFNMFALWMFGNMLENFWGSKRFLTFYVLCGLGAAAIHLGWLSYEMQPMLSDVAAFQLSPSPGKFIAFFQEHGVGREMNVEQLNTLANRWSTDLSNPAYINDSIVYVKEGSQSILSRPTVGASGAVFGCLAAFGYLFPNTLIYIYFFFPIKAKWFVILYAAAELWMGVRNSGGSVAHFAHLGGALIGFLLVWYWNKRNRKTFY
- a CDS encoding TlpA disulfide reductase family protein, whose amino-acid sequence is MKKTSLFLIIIFFCAFVKAQGFRITVNYKPVEKGYLYLGYYFGNQKYVQDSAILQPNGQAVFSGTEKLTGGLYLIVDPQKKTFFDILIDKEQEFSIKIDTSNFTIASLNGSKENEYLIAYKTASAYYYRNFQQLQTSLAAAKTKQDSTTIQTTMNEANISAQQWRDSFVAVQPESYLALLFRLLKEPVYNSPKTRVRQDSINAFYQYKQQFWPSVSFADERLLRTPMFEQRLNRYLETAVIRHPDSIKLELDKFILFSRTNKTMFRYFINRFTNEYMNPKYMGLDVVFLHLFEKYYVTDQVDWLEKKDRDLVFNRAYSLYGNIIGEPAAELNLLDTLDRKVNLYSIKSPYTLIVFWDPDCGHCREQVPKVDSLYRLRWKQQGVKIVGVLSDVSATDETKSKEAKTKWVDYIRQQQLKDWVHLYQTVQMRVAEQTNKVPGFKQAYDVFQTPTIYLLDEQKRIVAKKINPEQVDEFLQFKQTNQTSKHP
- the rlmD gene encoding 23S rRNA (uracil(1939)-C(5))-methyltransferase RlmD; translated protein: MRKKQKIRILEQVKVEDYAAEGKSIARVDGKVIFIEGAVPGDVVNIQLGKSKKDWAEGKAVHFHEYSADRTQPFCDHFGLCGGCKWQMLPYEKQLEFKQREVEQNLKRIGRIELPELLPIVGAKQTKYYRNKLEYTFSNKRYLTREELLKRDEVRLKVQEANAGADENATPAPEPPDVALGFHVPRIFDKVIDIETCYLQQEPNNAIRNFVREFAKRYGFSFYDIRAHEGWLRTMIFRMTTTGEVMVNITFGHDDIENRELLFNAMLSEFPEITTLLYTINPKWNDSIYDLQPQTYFGSGYVNEKLEEFVFKIGPKSFFQTNTKQGEELYRITREFAKLTGNETLYDLYCGTGSIGIFCSKGAKKIIGVEAVTEAIEDAKLNAQANGLSNTSFYAGDVIDICNDEFFAEHGRPDVIITDPPRVGMHEKLVRKLLEIEAPRIVYVSCNPATQARDLQLLNEKYVVEQLQPVDMFPHTHHIENVAALVLR
- a CDS encoding T9SS type A sorting domain-containing protein gives rise to the protein MKQKFTPVICAIVIALTFLSNTVIAQSLLIGQYPGVSESLLGVRYRKMSNPSNQSGAVFSGIPDLNNNNKASGDFGYGNSGSFSFTITFNSSNNTFTTVTTINDNPVSTSFANVSGNLSNAGKIASANSINMMNLAVTTPNNATLTVSNLTIDGMPISGSYSRNSNGTSNWHIASSNLTGGFVVTGTVTMSGTMGNGNEAQMVEFGFANSSSAPGPLPVVWGGFAGKRVNNSTVALQWRTMQEQNASHYNVQRSEDGIRFRTIAIVAAQGTTSSVSDYNFDDKNATAATHFYRLEQVDLDGSINYSSIIKQGNGGQKTLVGGLGSNKIMVQFFSNDNRQFRIVNNSGIIVKQMNSTTQQQVLDVNNLSTGVYALQIINSDGTSEVHRFVK
- a CDS encoding peptidylprolyl isomerase gives rise to the protein MRNILFFVMMAASLSSQAQTLFTYGTKKVDKQEFWRAFSKNNNGATDEKSIREYLDLFVRFKLKVQAARDAKLDTLPNIQNDIAAFRAQMIEQFMRNQGSSKELVTEAIERSATEIELAHIFIGYDADSAKAKAAIDKTYGQLQTGADFSTSARTLSTNDYVKATAGYIGFVSAFSLPYTSENVVYNTSVGAYSKPVAGKNGYHIFKVISKRPSPGKLKAAQILIALPANATQEEIAIARTKAEMVHGLLLKGEKFETLASTYSEDKLTYMNGGEMPEFTYTKYDAGFSKAAFGLQKDGDISTPVQTTSGFHIIKRIALVTPASDKNDPQLVQEMTEKVTADPRINVAIAKQKEEILKSSNYKPLPYNEQQLWIVTDTMLKAKNYAAIFTANSKKPLFQLGSKTVYAADWLKHVKSLQTSTYTPQQREYKLFMKQFVDGIAEQYYKDRLEQTNEEVGYQIQEFREGSLLFEIMERKIWSVAPTDSVGLLNYYNNNKTKYKWQPSVNAIIFNCADTAVANEALKLMKKDPLKWKEHMDLLGGTALADSSRFEFNQLPVADQTNFKAGTFTPITTNPNDGSSSFCYIINVYNTTEPRSFDESKGLVINDYQLQLEEKWISQLKKKYPVKVNEAVVKSMVK